The nucleotide sequence GTGAAAGACACTTCAAAATTTCCTACCTTATTAGCATTTAACCAACCTATACCGGCTTCAATATCTTTTACTGCTTCTGTAACTTCACAAGACAATATTCAACAATTACAATCACATCACAAAGAAATAGCAGAAAGGAAGTATCGTTATGAGCTGTTGTTACCCGAAGGAATGGCAATGACGAATATAAAGTTTTATAAAGCCGATGCTTATGGGGGTTCGGTAGCATCTGCAATAACTCTGCCTGATGTCCTTTCGGGAGGAACATTCAGTTATACCACAGCAGATGAGGTTTGGGGATATATCACTTTTGATATGATTTTAACAACTTGCAAGGCAAACAAGGTTTCTTTGCAATATTCAATTTGGCAAATGGATAAGAATAGGTATAATACTTATTGCAAAATACCCTATATTTGTGCACAAAGGGCGATAGTTGCCAAGTGTCCTAATGTATGCTTTGAGAATGCCCCTAAAACACTTTCAACAACAATAGAAAGGGCTGATAATTCGTATGGTTGGACAGATTATACAATGACCAAACGGCAAAAGCGTACAAAAGTGAGACAAGAAGACCGCAAACGAGCACTTTACTTAGACGATATTGAAATAATATCGGAGGGTGTACAATTAGGGGGTTCTACTAAGAATCTTTATTATTATGTACAGGTACCTAAAACAGTGGTATTATTGCCTAAACAGGTTAGTTTAAAGATAGGAGAGCATCTCATAACATTGGTTGCCAAGCAGGATGTCCTTCGTCAGACCACCGATGATAAAAATAATTATTTCTTGTGGAATTTAACAGAGGCATTACCTTCTCGAGGAGTTTTAGCAGATGAGAAATTTACTGCCGTTGTTACTTATCGAGTGGAGAGTTATACTGCCGAAGTTGTTACTTTAACCTCTCAATTAAAAGAAGAGATAGGTTCTTTTTTCTATAGAGTTAATAAAACAAAAGAACAAAACATAAATGAAAGAGGTTATCATACGGAGCAATTACATTGTGGAGAAGAGAGTAAGAGTGTATTTTATATTGTAAATTTACCTGATGAAGATGTTCATTCTTGCTATAAGATGAAAGATTGTATGTTATTTTCTTTACGAAATAAGACAGAGAGTAGTGTTATTCAGCAGGCTACCGATAGAATATTTAAAGATGAATATCGCCCTAAGAGGCTTGTAAAGATTATAGAGATAAAAGTGCCTAAGAGTTATGATTTGGTAAAGCCGGTGGCGTATCATTATTTAGAAAATACGGCAACTAATGTAGTGCATATTCCGTTAGAAAGCTTTACAACAGAAGAAGATAAGGATTTTAAAGTGTATACTTATACTAACCCTAAGAAAGGAACGGAGGGATATTTACCTCCAGAAATTATTTCGGGACAAAATGATGAGACTCAGTATATAGAAGTTTTTGTACAGCCTACTTGTAAAGCAAAAGTATGTACAAGCGAAGAAGAAGCCTTTAATCATAATCAATTAGTAATTATGGGGGTAACCTATGAAGGTTTCTATTATCATTATGCCAATAGTGGAGAGACAAAGATTACAAAACAGAACACATCGAATACTTTGCTTTATGGGGGACAGCGCTCTATCACTTTGCAGTCCATTACCCCTCAGAATATAAAAATACATAACACGACCTTTTTTATAGACTTTAAGTTACAAAATTTGAATAGGGAGCCCATAGATAATATTTGGCTTATGCTCCCCAATATACAAGGTATAGAAATATTGAGATTGTTAGCAATAGACCCTATTAAGCAGAAAGAGCAAAGAGTTATCACAGCCCAAGATGTGCAAGGGAAGAAGTATTATTCTTTAAGTGAGCTACGAGCTCATACAGATATGGTTTATCGATTGGAATACCGAGTGACCAACTGCGATATGACACATTTTACCGTTGAGGCATATGTAGGCAGGAGTTGTAATGATAATTTAATGGAATGCAATATGCAACAACTTGTGTATAATGTAGAAAGTGAAAAAGGAGTAACACCTGATATTGTTGTTGTAACACAACCCGAGAGTCAAGCGTTATGCAATGGAGAAAGAGCTGTATTTACTTCTGAGGCTAAACTTATCTCAGCAAGTGCTACGGGAAAAAACATCGGCTATCAGTGGCAAGAATTAAGTAACAAAAACACTCAATGGAAGGATATAGATACAGAAAAGGGCTCTGTTAGAAGTGGAGATAAAGTAACCTTATTTTTTGATGCTGTCAATGCTGACTTAAACGGGAATAAGTATAGGGTGAAATATAGTTATACAGATGTAAAAACTGCTACCGTTCAGTATTCTGAGGAAGCAATATTGAAGGTGAATTATTTAACTATCGAACAACAACCTACCTCAGGTGTTTATATTCAGAAAGCTTTACCATCGCCTTTATATGTGATAGTGAAGGGTATCACTACACCTGTGTATCAGTGGTATGAAAGTACTAAGAACACAAATATTAATGGTAAGGCAATAGATTCTCGTACGAATAGTTATACACCTTCGACAGAAGCAGTAGGGGAGAGGTATTATTATGTGACTATAACCGATAGATGTGGCACTGTAACGAGTTCAGTAGCCAAAATAGAGGTAAAAGCAGATACTTTTACAACAACAAGTGAATTGAAAAGAATTACTGTTTACAATGGTTTATCACTAAATGGAGATGGAAAGAATGATTGTTTTTATATCAGAGGAATAGAGCATTACCCCAATAATAGAGTTAAGGTATACAATCGGTCAGGTGAAAAAGTGTTTGATATAAAAGGATATGACAATACTTCTCGCGTATTAAAAGGAGATAAAATGCCCTTAGGAACTTACTACTATGTGTTAGAATATTACGATGCTCAACGGAAAGAAACACAAATAGGGTGGCTGTATATACAAAAATAATAAGGGTATAGATATAAAATATTGTGTAAAAAGTGGTAGAAATGTAAAAAAGTTGTACTTTTGCCGAAATAAAAGTCAGTTAGATTTTCTATCTACTTGATTTACAATAATAAAGAATAAAATTTAAGTAATACATAGTTTAAAAATGATTAAAAAAGCGTTTATTTTAGTATTAACAATGTTTAGTGTAGGGGTATATGGACAACAAGAGTCGCAATATACCCAGTATATGTACAACACTATGATGTTTAACCCAGCTTATACAGGCTCGAGAGAGGTAGGCAGTTTCTTTGGTATGTTTCGTACCCAATGGGTAGGTATCAAAGGAGCCCCCACTAATGGAAGCATTAGTTATCACCAACCAATGGAGAGCTTACGCAATGTAGGTTTGGGAGGAAGTATTTTTAGAGAGAGTATAGGACCTCAAAATCAAACCGATTTAACGATTGATTTTTCATATACTTTGAACTTTGAGAACTCCAAATTAGCTTTTGGTATCAATGGTTCGGGTAGCTTATTTCAAATAAATTATGATGAGCTAACCAAACAAGACCAAGCAGACCCTAACTTATCGGGCAGTGAGAGCGTTTTTTCTCCCAATATAGGAGCGGGTATTTATTGGTATACTGATAAGTATTATTTAGGGTTTTCAGTGCCTAATATGTTGGAAACCACTCATTACAATAAGAGTTCAGTGTCTGTGTTGAAGAATACGCAGCATATGTATTTAATCGGAGGTTATGTGTTCAACTTGTCAGAGAACACAAAATTCAAACCCGCAGTGCTTTCTAAGATAGCTTTTGGAGCACCTTTGCAATTGGACTTATCGGCAAACTTTATGTTTAATGAGAAGTTTGTGTTGGGGGCAGCTTATAGATGGTCGGCAGCAGTGAGTGTAATGGCAGGCTTTCAGATAAGCGAACGTTGGTTTGCGGGATATGCTTATGACTTTGAGACGACTGAATTATCAAAATATAACTCAGGTTCACACGAAATCTTTTTGCGTTATGAACTGCTCAAAACCTATAAGAAAATAGTGTCTCCTCGTTTCTTTTAGTTAGGAAGGAGAACAGAGAGTATAAGCCTTTATAAATTACTTAAAATTGAATTGTTGATGAGAAAATACACTTTTATAATAGCCTTATTTTGTGGAATATCTGTACTGTTTGCCCAGAATGAGAAAGAGTTGCAAAAGGCAAAGGAAATGTATAAAAACTTTGCTTATGTTGATGCTATAAAAATATATGAAAGCATTGCTAAGAAAGGATTTGTGAATCAAGATATATTAGAAAATCTTGGTAATTCATACTACTACAATGCCGAATACAAGAAAGCGTTACCTTGGTACAAACAGCTATTTGAAAATAAGAAATATAAAATCAAACCTGAATATTACTATCGCTATGCACAAGTACTAAAATCAGTAGGGAAGTATGACGAAGCAAATAAGCTAATGTCTCAGTTTGCTGAGCTTACAGGTAATAATGATACGCGTGCTATACTTTATGAAGAGAATAAGGACTATCGGGAAGTGATAGAGAGTAATTCAGGACGTTTGCAATTACACCCAGTAGCTATTAACACCGAATATTCAGAATATGGGACAGCTTTTTATGGTGATAAAATAGTTTTTGCAGCAGCTAATAGCGGTAGAGCTTCTAAAGGAGGAATTTCACAATGGACAGGAGAGAGTTTTTATGACCTGTATATAGCAGACCGCAATAAGCAAGAATTAAGTAATAAGAAACCTTTTTCATCAGCTTTAAATACAAAGTTTAATGAATCTACGGCTGTATTTACAAAAGATGGAAAAACAGTGTATTTTACCCGTAATAACTATATAAATAAAAAGATAGGAACGAATGGAGAAAATACTATCTTACTAAAAATACTTAAAGCAACCAAAGATGAAAAAGGTGATTGGGGAAATGTAGTAGAGGTGCCATTTAATAGTAACCAATACAATGTGGCACACCCAGCCTTGAGTCCTGATGAAAAATATCTTTATTTTGCTTCAGATATGAAAGGAACCTTAGGGAGTTCGGATATCTTTCGCGTAGAGATTTTAGGAAATAATAAATACGGTAGACCCGAAAATTTAGGAGATGTTATTAATACGTCGGGGCGTGAATCTTTCCCTTTTATCTCTAAGAACAATGTGTTGTATTACTCATCAGATGGCTTTCCAGGGTTAGGAGGTTTGGATATCTTTGCGGTAAAGTTTTATGAAGACGGAACAGTATCAAAACCTATTAATATAGGTAAGCCAGGTAATAGTGCTGATGATGATTTTTGTTTTATAATGGATAGTGACAGTAAGATAGGATTTTTAAGTTCTAACAGAGCTGGAGGAAAGGGTAAAGATGATATTTACAGCTTTTATGAAGAGAAACCTTTATCCTTTGACTGTGAGAAAATGCTGAAAGGAGTACTGAAAGATGCTAATACAAAAAGCGTTATTGTAGATGCTCTTATAGTACTATCAGATAGAACAATGAAACAGATAGATACTCAAAAAACTAAAGAAGATGGTACTTTTGCATTCAAGAAGGTGGATTGTAAAGAATTATATTATTACCTAAGAGCTGAAAAAGATAAATATGAAACCACAGAAGTGAAAGTATTAACGGATAAAGAAGGAGATATCTTTTACGAATTCTTGTTAAAACCGAGAGAAATAGCTATCTCAAAGGATACTGATTTAGCTAAAGTATTTGAGATAAAAGAAATATACTTCGATTTAAACAAGTCGAACATCAGACCAGATGCAGCGGTAGAATTAGCTAAGATTGTGGAAGTGATGAAACAATATCCTAAGATGAAGATAGATATTCGTTCGCACACCGATAGCCGAGCTACAGATGCTTATAACTTAGCTTTATCTGACCGCCGAGCTAAAGCAACTCTTGAATGGATAGTTAAGCAAGGTATTGACCGCAAGCGATTGAAAGCGAAAGGCTATGGAGAAACGCAATTAGTAAATGGTTGCTCAAATGGAGTGCCTTGCACTGAAGAACAGCATCAAGCTAACCGTCGTAGTGAGTTTATTGTGGTAAGTATGGATTAATAGAAATATTGTAATGGAAGATTAGGAGTTATAAATTAACTCCTATTTTTCTATTTACCCAGTTGATATTACAAACCTTCTTTTTTATAATTTTTTCCTTTTATTGATTTATGAAGAAACAAATACCTTTCTATTTATTAGCCATTCTTGTAAGTACTTTCACACAAACTATTTGTGGACAAAGTGAAAAAGAAGCTTTACAGAAAGCAGCTAACTATTACAAGAACTTGGATTATGTACAGGCTATTAATGCCTATGAAAGTATTGCCCGTAAAGGAGTAGAACCCCAAGAGCTATTAGAGAATTTGGCTAATGCTTACTACTATAATGCCGATTACAAACAAGCAAATAAGTGGTATGCAAAACTCTTTGCAAATACTGATGCTAAGACAGGAAAACCTTATAATATTAATCCTGAATATTACTATCGTTATGCGCAAACTTTAAAATCAGTGGAAGATTATGAAGCCTCTGACAAAATGATGGATAAGTTTGTGGCTCTTAAAGGGAATACTGATTCGCGTGCAGTACTCTTTCAAA is from Capnocytophaga ochracea DSM 7271 and encodes:
- a CDS encoding gliding motility-associated C-terminal domain-containing protein; the protein is MMWDFKRTVNVFTLILLLILFSSTEILKAQQLKTVISENIKFTTSGFQEGTYISVRIIFPKDKEKIDVRFTFPEGIEYAGYTLEKNSAIRKVTPKDINLPNNPVLTVLSRPGSTTHLLVKRRITKRGYSYLKKHLSLQDEVGVMIDEVTVATKKSNEYFLNTPNLQITTQKVKENPMGDYSRVFGIENKTIEGKRVGIINDIYFSAKHPLGGKTRKMIYNKKVLTPISKVPQHIGQNGGEDLYVIRISEGLKEKGGVSITEEYTAKGCKANGEVRYEAYWGENPSELYEVSSAVQSITMQVATDEKPNVILNPQSTATYFKWSDGFCGNTLGMFTAQYINKGNATAYDLQLTLYEEENAVKFKTYKPTNFRIIDSEKKEIIIPDKAIQMPDGVLGKRIISFAELESFKDLALGQRNIGLTDEDGDGVRDDLAPEEKLEIRFDLVRNDNIPCLSSAEGIFGVSIITELSYHSFCGISFHKQESLSDHTFKRKIKDVKDTSKFPTLLAFNQPIPASISFTASVTSQDNIQQLQSHHKEIAERKYRYELLLPEGMAMTNIKFYKADAYGGSVASAITLPDVLSGGTFSYTTADEVWGYITFDMILTTCKANKVSLQYSIWQMDKNRYNTYCKIPYICAQRAIVAKCPNVCFENAPKTLSTTIERADNSYGWTDYTMTKRQKRTKVRQEDRKRALYLDDIEIISEGVQLGGSTKNLYYYVQVPKTVVLLPKQVSLKIGEHLITLVAKQDVLRQTTDDKNNYFLWNLTEALPSRGVLADEKFTAVVTYRVESYTAEVVTLTSQLKEEIGSFFYRVNKTKEQNINERGYHTEQLHCGEESKSVFYIVNLPDEDVHSCYKMKDCMLFSLRNKTESSVIQQATDRIFKDEYRPKRLVKIIEIKVPKSYDLVKPVAYHYLENTATNVVHIPLESFTTEEDKDFKVYTYTNPKKGTEGYLPPEIISGQNDETQYIEVFVQPTCKAKVCTSEEEAFNHNQLVIMGVTYEGFYYHYANSGETKITKQNTSNTLLYGGQRSITLQSITPQNIKIHNTTFFIDFKLQNLNREPIDNIWLMLPNIQGIEILRLLAIDPIKQKEQRVITAQDVQGKKYYSLSELRAHTDMVYRLEYRVTNCDMTHFTVEAYVGRSCNDNLMECNMQQLVYNVESEKGVTPDIVVVTQPESQALCNGERAVFTSEAKLISASATGKNIGYQWQELSNKNTQWKDIDTEKGSVRSGDKVTLFFDAVNADLNGNKYRVKYSYTDVKTATVQYSEEAILKVNYLTIEQQPTSGVYIQKALPSPLYVIVKGITTPVYQWYESTKNTNINGKAIDSRTNSYTPSTEAVGERYYYVTITDRCGTVTSSVAKIEVKADTFTTTSELKRITVYNGLSLNGDGKNDCFYIRGIEHYPNNRVKVYNRSGEKVFDIKGYDNTSRVLKGDKMPLGTYYYVLEYYDAQRKETQIGWLYIQK
- a CDS encoding PorP/SprF family type IX secretion system membrane protein, whose amino-acid sequence is MIKKAFILVLTMFSVGVYGQQESQYTQYMYNTMMFNPAYTGSREVGSFFGMFRTQWVGIKGAPTNGSISYHQPMESLRNVGLGGSIFRESIGPQNQTDLTIDFSYTLNFENSKLAFGINGSGSLFQINYDELTKQDQADPNLSGSESVFSPNIGAGIYWYTDKYYLGFSVPNMLETTHYNKSSVSVLKNTQHMYLIGGYVFNLSENTKFKPAVLSKIAFGAPLQLDLSANFMFNEKFVLGAAYRWSAAVSVMAGFQISERWFAGYAYDFETTELSKYNSGSHEIFLRYELLKTYKKIVSPRFF
- a CDS encoding OmpA family protein, translated to MRKYTFIIALFCGISVLFAQNEKELQKAKEMYKNFAYVDAIKIYESIAKKGFVNQDILENLGNSYYYNAEYKKALPWYKQLFENKKYKIKPEYYYRYAQVLKSVGKYDEANKLMSQFAELTGNNDTRAILYEENKDYREVIESNSGRLQLHPVAINTEYSEYGTAFYGDKIVFAAANSGRASKGGISQWTGESFYDLYIADRNKQELSNKKPFSSALNTKFNESTAVFTKDGKTVYFTRNNYINKKIGTNGENTILLKILKATKDEKGDWGNVVEVPFNSNQYNVAHPALSPDEKYLYFASDMKGTLGSSDIFRVEILGNNKYGRPENLGDVINTSGRESFPFISKNNVLYYSSDGFPGLGGLDIFAVKFYEDGTVSKPINIGKPGNSADDDFCFIMDSDSKIGFLSSNRAGGKGKDDIYSFYEEKPLSFDCEKMLKGVLKDANTKSVIVDALIVLSDRTMKQIDTQKTKEDGTFAFKKVDCKELYYYLRAEKDKYETTEVKVLTDKEGDIFYEFLLKPREIAISKDTDLAKVFEIKEIYFDLNKSNIRPDAAVELAKIVEVMKQYPKMKIDIRSHTDSRATDAYNLALSDRRAKATLEWIVKQGIDRKRLKAKGYGETQLVNGCSNGVPCTEEQHQANRRSEFIVVSMD